From Candidatus Bathyarchaeota archaeon:
CATTCATAGTCTGAAACCTGCCAAGAATGTCCGTCAACACGTCCATGTCAACAAACTCAACAAAGGCAACTACATCATACTGACCAGTAACAGCATGCGCCATCTTCACGTTCTCTACCTTAAGCGCAGCTTTGGCAATTTCCCAGGATTCACCGGCTTCGCAGTTAACTAAGACATACGCTTCCACGAATGTCACCTATTCTAAATTTGCGGAAGAGACAT
This genomic window contains:
- a CDS encoding Lrp/AsnC family transcriptional regulator translates to MEAYVLVNCEAGESWEIAKAALKVENVKMAHAVTGQYDVVAFVEFVDMDVLTDILGRFQTMN